The DNA sequence GGTCTCGCACTAATCATATCTGCTATTTTACTACAAGTAGCCTATGCTGCAACGGTCACTGGAGTAGCAAGAGATGAAAATTACGAAATAAAATTGCATTGTGAAGTTGGAGAGAAATCTGAGTATTTAAATGTTACTGTAAAAGCGGATGAATCAAAGGGTGGCGTAATGCTAGTAGGGGCTGGCAATTTGTATCCTGGGGCTTTTTTTGTAATTGATTCAGTGATTGAAAATCTAGGAGGATCTATTAAGCTTGAATCTGTAGAAATAAAACCTACTGGTGAAGGAAATCAGGAGCTTTACAGGAATTTAATCTTTTATGATGAAAAAGACAATGAGATCACTGTGGATCAATATAAAAGTTATTTGGTTCAGCAACATGCAGATGGTATAATTGGAAGAGATGAAACGAAAAAATTCAGACTTAAAATTGGACTTTCTCCAGAAGTAACGGAGCTTGAAAATGAATCAACAGAGTTTTTAATTGAGATTAAATATGTGCAGGCTGTTATTGATACTGGCGGGGGTACAGGAGATAACGAAAATCCTAACAGCGGCGGACCAGAGACACCAGGAAATACTACAGGGCCAGATGATACGACAATACCAGATGAGATTATCCCAGCAGGACCAACAGCAGTTGAGCTCATCGATGAAGATATACCTGGTGGAGATACAGATATTGACCTTGTAGATGAAACTATTCCAGGAGGTCCAGCTAAGCTGCCAAAAACAGGAGGTGTAGGGGCACTGCTTGTTTATGCATTAGGTTTAACAATGTTAGGTGGCGGAGTTAGTCTGTATAGAAAAGGGAAAAAAGAAGAATAAGCAGATTTGATGGGAGAAGGGCATCCAAAATGGTAGCCCTTTTCCTTGACGTTTAGAGATAAGTAAAGGGGAGAATTTATGAAGATTAAAAAAGTAAGAATAAATAAGGTTTTTAGAATAGGTATGATAGCAGCTGCTGGGCTGCTGAGTATAGGGGCTGTGTTTTTAATCATTAAAGAATATCAAGCTGAACATGTGAGGGAAGAAAGAGAGACAATCTATGAATATAGTATGAAATCAAAGGTGAATTATAAAGTACATGTCAAACCTAATATCTTATATGAAGAAGAACAATTAGGGGAAGAACAAATGTATTTAACAGAATTTGTAGACTACATAAGCGCTGATTTTACAAGTGATTTTACAGGGAGCGACAATATAGATATAGACGGGAAATACGCTATTGCTGCTGAGGTGAGAGGCTACACGACAAAAAATGATGAAAAGCAGATCATATGGCGTAAAGACTTTGAACTTGTACCTGAACAAAGATTTAAGCGTTCAGCAGATAAGAATAGTATCAAAAAAGAAATACAAGTTAATTTCCCTGAATATAACCAGTTTGCACAATCTGTCTTAGAAGCTTCAAAAGTAAATCTTAGTGTAGAGCTTGTAGTAAAGCTCTTAGGTAGTCAAACGCTGGATATTCCTAAGGGACCATTGAAAGATGAGTTGCAGACATCGATTATCATTCCTTTAAATAACGGGTATTTCAATATCACAAAAGAAGGGGAAACAGAGAAAAGTGATATCGTAGAGGAAGTTACAAAAATCCCGGTGGATATTAATAGAAGATGGATCGGTATATGTGGGGGACTAGTGGGAGCTGGAATACTCGGTATAATCCTTATGATACTCTTTACAGCACCGCTTAATGCAGAAGATTTAAGAAAGAAGAAGATTAAGAAAATACTTAATGAACATGGCAGTCGTATGGTGATAGTAGACCATATTAAAATAACAGAAGACTTAGAGGTTTATCATGTAAAAACCATAGATGATCTGATTAAAATAGCAGATGAAATAGAAAAGCCTGTTTTCTATGAGCAGCGAGATGAAATAATGGAGATCACTAAGTTCTATGTTAAAGAACAAGGCATACTTTATATTTATGAAATAGAAGAAGAGATAACGCTGGTATTACAAGAAGTGTTTGAAGAAGTTAAAGAAGAGGTTAAAGAAGATATTATTGCATAAACTCTTTATCAATCACTAAAAACTTGTTATCATAATAGTGTGAATATCTAGAATGTTAAGAGGTGAAAGAGTGATGAAGCATAAGAGACTTATTCAACTAAGTATAATAATAGGTTTGTTGGCAGGTTTTTATATAAATAGCTACGGCGCTCAAATAGAATATTTTAATCAGGATGATGTCTCGCGAGGTGTCATACATATCACCTATAAAGGGACAGCATCTAAAAAAGTGAAAGTGATGATAGAAAAAGGTGACAAGAAATATACTTATGACATTAATGCTGGGGGAAAAACAGAAAGTTTTCCGCTGCAGTTAGGAAATGGGACCTATAAAGTAAAGATTTTAGAAAATACAACGGGTACCTCTTATCGCATTGTTGCTTCTCAAAACGTAGAGGTTAAACTTCAAGAAGATAATATTGTTTTTCTAAATGCCATTCAAAACATTAACTGGTCAGTAGATATGCAGGCTGTTAAAAATGCAGTAGAGCTTACAAAAAAGACAAAAGACTTACAGGAGAAGGCAAAGCTGCTCTATAGCCATATGGTAGATCAGTATGTGTATGATTATAATAAACTTGCCAAGTTGCCATCCACCTATTTGCCTGTCATTGATACTACTTTTTTACAAAAGAAAGGCATTTGTTATGATTTCTCTTCCCTTTATGCAGCGATGCTACGCAGCCAAGGGATTCCGTCGAAACTGATTAAAGGCTATACGCCAAATGCAGAAGGCTATCATGCGTGGAATGAAGTCTATGACAGCAGTAAGAAAGAGTGGCTAATTATTGATACTACTTATGATCTTCAGGTTATTAAAAGCAAACCGAAAGTGAAGATGATCAAGTCTGAAAAAGAATATCAGAAAGTTAATGAATATTAAAAATGGGGCCTTGATAAGATGAGAAAAAAAATAGGCAAATTAATGATGATCTTAGGAATAGGGATTATACTTATTCCTATTATAGGATCAGTTTATACATATTATGAAGGAAAGAAACTCTATGAGGCGTATTTGCAAGACTTACAACAGAACAGCATACCACCGGGAATAGTAGAAAATACAGATGTGCAGCAACAAGTGATACAACCAGAAGAGGGAAATTCAGAAGATGCTAAAGAACAAACCTATGATAAAGAAGAGGGAGAGATCATAGGAAGAATAAAAATCCCTAAAATAAAAGTTGACCTGCTCTTAATAGAAGGAGTAAGCAAAAAAGCACTGGAGCTCGGCGCAGGACATATGAAAGGCACAGCATTTCCAGGAAATAGTGGAAATTGTGCTATTGCAGGACATAGAAATTATACATTTGGTCAAATATTTAATAGATTAAATGAAGTTGAGTTAGAGGACGAGATCATACTAGAGGTAGAAGAAAAAAGTTACTTTTATAAAGTAAAAGACATTATCCTCGTAAGGCCAGAAGAGGTATCTATCCTTGAACCATCCCCAGATAAAAAAGAAGTGACGCTTATCACATGCCACCCAGTCTACAGAGCAACCCACAGACTTATTGTTAAGGGAGAACTTGTAGAGTAGAGAGATAAACTTTCTAACAAATAAGTATTAAGAAAATTTAGCAATTTATTCAGAGGATTTTTGTGGAGATAATTTGAGAAACACTCATCAACTAGAATGATTAGTGTTTCCACTGTCAATTTAAAGAAAGTAAATTTAACAAAAATACCTATCATAGAGAAGATTAGCGGGGTAGTCAGGGGATGTTTTTTGACTCGACTCGGGTTTGGCAGTGGGTAGACGGGAGAGGCAAAAAATATCCCCTGACTGCTTCGCGGACTCCATATGACCTCCATAATCTTATCCAGTAAATAAGTTATTCAGTACATATAGGGGGAGATCACTATGGATGACAAAGACTTATCTATATTTTGTACACAACTAGCCCTTGTTCTAAAATCAGGCATCGTTTTGCACGAGGGCATTGCGATGATGATAGAAGATATGGAACAATGCGCTATGCGAGACACCTTAATAGTAATCGAAAAAGATCTCAGCGAAGGCAAAATGCTAGATACAGCCTTAGCCTCAGTGGGGAGCTTTCCAAAGTACATGACGCATATGGTCAAAATAGGCGCAATATCCGGACGGCTAGAGGATGTCATGACGGCACTTGGTAGCTATTATGAAAGAGAAGAAGCCCTCAAACAAAGTATTAAAAGTGCTGTTTTTTATCCCCTTATCTTAAGTTCTATGATGCTTATAGTTATGTTGGTACTTTCTATAAAAGTACTTCCTATTTTCCAAGAAGTATTTAATAATTTAGGAGGAGAAATATCAGGCATTGCCCAAAGTTTTATGAAGGTTGGCGAGGTTACTGGCCAATACATTTACGTAATTGTAGTAGGCATTATCCTTATAACACTAGGCGTTATAGCAGGGATTAAAACAAAACGGGGGAAATACCTTGCAAGAAAACTTACAAGTAAGCTAAAGATAACCGAAAAGATTGCAACAGCACGGTTTGCTTCCGCTATGGCACTGATGATGGCAAGCGGACTTGATACGGATGAAGCACTTAAGATGTCCACCCAACTTGTAGAAAATGAAAACGTTATGACAAAGGCAGCATTATGTGAGCAGCGCCTTGCAGAGGGGAATTCTTTTGTCAGTGCACTTTCGGAGTCGCAGATTTTCTCAAAGCTTGCAACTCGTATGCTGAGTATGGGGATGAAGACGGGTAATATGGATGAAGTGATGAAGCAGGTAGCAGATA is a window from the Cellulosilyticum sp. I15G10I2 genome containing:
- a CDS encoding transglutaminase-like domain-containing protein, yielding MKHKRLIQLSIIIGLLAGFYINSYGAQIEYFNQDDVSRGVIHITYKGTASKKVKVMIEKGDKKYTYDINAGGKTESFPLQLGNGTYKVKILENTTGTSYRIVASQNVEVKLQEDNIVFLNAIQNINWSVDMQAVKNAVELTKKTKDLQEKAKLLYSHMVDQYVYDYNKLAKLPSTYLPVIDTTFLQKKGICYDFSSLYAAMLRSQGIPSKLIKGYTPNAEGYHAWNEVYDSSKKEWLIIDTTYDLQVIKSKPKVKMIKSEKEYQKVNEY
- a CDS encoding DUF5305 family protein, which codes for MKIKKVRINKVFRIGMIAAAGLLSIGAVFLIIKEYQAEHVREERETIYEYSMKSKVNYKVHVKPNILYEEEQLGEEQMYLTEFVDYISADFTSDFTGSDNIDIDGKYAIAAEVRGYTTKNDEKQIIWRKDFELVPEQRFKRSADKNSIKKEIQVNFPEYNQFAQSVLEASKVNLSVELVVKLLGSQTLDIPKGPLKDELQTSIIIPLNNGYFNITKEGETEKSDIVEEVTKIPVDINRRWIGICGGLVGAGILGIILMILFTAPLNAEDLRKKKIKKILNEHGSRMVIVDHIKITEDLEVYHVKTIDDLIKIADEIEKPVFYEQRDEIMEITKFYVKEQGILYIYEIEEEITLVLQEVFEEVKEEVKEDIIA
- a CDS encoding LPXTG cell wall anchor domain-containing protein; translation: MKRKKSKLIGLALIISAILLQVAYAATVTGVARDENYEIKLHCEVGEKSEYLNVTVKADESKGGVMLVGAGNLYPGAFFVIDSVIENLGGSIKLESVEIKPTGEGNQELYRNLIFYDEKDNEITVDQYKSYLVQQHADGIIGRDETKKFRLKIGLSPEVTELENESTEFLIEIKYVQAVIDTGGGTGDNENPNSGGPETPGNTTGPDDTTIPDEIIPAGPTAVELIDEDIPGGDTDIDLVDETIPGGPAKLPKTGGVGALLVYALGLTMLGGGVSLYRKGKKEE
- a CDS encoding class D sortase produces the protein MRKKIGKLMMILGIGIILIPIIGSVYTYYEGKKLYEAYLQDLQQNSIPPGIVENTDVQQQVIQPEEGNSEDAKEQTYDKEEGEIIGRIKIPKIKVDLLLIEGVSKKALELGAGHMKGTAFPGNSGNCAIAGHRNYTFGQIFNRLNEVELEDEIILEVEEKSYFYKVKDIILVRPEEVSILEPSPDKKEVTLITCHPVYRATHRLIVKGELVE
- a CDS encoding type II secretion system F family protein, translated to MDDKDLSIFCTQLALVLKSGIVLHEGIAMMIEDMEQCAMRDTLIVIEKDLSEGKMLDTALASVGSFPKYMTHMVKIGAISGRLEDVMTALGSYYEREEALKQSIKSAVFYPLILSSMMLIVMLVLSIKVLPIFQEVFNNLGGEISGIAQSFMKVGEVTGQYIYVIVVGIILITLGVIAGIKTKRGKYLARKLTSKLKITEKIATARFASAMALMMASGLDTDEALKMSTQLVENENVMTKAALCEQRLAEGNSFVSALSESQIFSKLATRMLSMGMKTGNMDEVMKQVADNYEEEVHTALNKRVAIIEPVSVAVLSIMIGSILISVMIPLMGIMSSIG